One stretch of Chitinophaga pendula DNA includes these proteins:
- a CDS encoding non-ribosomal peptide synthetase — protein MTINDLLVKLRELRVNIRLENGQLNITAPEGALTPELIKIIKTHKEGIVTLLESVHTAASDRITPAPVQADYPLSHAQQRLWMLQQMGGDASAYTIPMLSDINGEVDPNIVKKVFEELIERHESLRTSFVVVNNEVRQKILDTKQVNFTVLVKDFRGLPDPLIAAREHVSQIIKEPLDIQSGQLVKVALYQLHTAHYYLLLYIHHIVTDEWSMQLLIKEFLSGYDKYRNATQNERQPLRIQYKDYAVWQRSLLKENKYKKSREYWMDKLAGDIPVLDMPSDFARPAIQTYNGTTLTWNIPEAAAKKLVTFTQEYNTSLFIGLLAVVKLLLFRYTGITDLLVGIPVTGREHADLAGQVGLFINTLVVRTDIDPGKGLSALLAAVKENALQAYSHKEYPFDLLVEELPIKRDLSRSPLFNVMVVLVDADAGEPQVVSGDIRISEVRVPDAGSKFDLTFYFKNSKEGLALIIEYNTDIYKHARIERIAQHLHSLMDVALDMPEMRIDKLDYLSEKERTQLLYDFSNTGGEVQYEAPFYQLIADNAVLYPDKIALICGGRELTYSLLNRYASTLATYLHTQYGIGEGRLVGVLLERSEWLVIAMLAVLKTGAAYLPIDVNAPAARIQYMLEQGGVNVVLTEEGHLPSLDTWNGHKLIPQPLLERLPLSAMKEIAVGHMQNLAYVIYTSGSTGWPKGVMIRHDAVSNLLENLRQALSVNLLDTWLAVTTAAFDMSVVEIWLPLICGARLILATTEEVQSPALLIEILESRQVTIMQATPGVWHLLVESGWQGSSESRLITGGEALNSHLAEQLLSRCAALWNMYGPTETTVYATWKKILQPADADLIGTPLTNLWAYILDNERQPTPVGVPGTLFVGGIGLSKGYINNDTLTAEKFITDPYRPGKIIYNTGDLCEWSADGHIRYWGRRDAQVKIRGFRIEPGEIETVLLKYAGVSHVAIHTFGNGIDKYLVAYYTADTPLEAITLRQYLWSQLPEYMIPTHLIQLDEIPLTLNGKIDRNRLPEPIGQVTNYQPPETDMERYLVNIWEEILHIPQIGVHDNFFLLGGHSLKAILVLYRIQKDIGVKLQLKDLFLTANLRELATHIELLNWAKENQHKATGAINTTQITTI, from the coding sequence ATGACTATAAACGATCTCTTAGTCAAACTGAGGGAGCTACGAGTGAACATCCGCCTGGAGAATGGTCAATTAAATATAACGGCGCCGGAAGGAGCTCTTACTCCCGAACTAATTAAGATAATCAAAACGCATAAGGAGGGTATTGTTACGCTCCTTGAAAGCGTACACACCGCAGCCAGTGATCGGATAACACCGGCACCTGTACAAGCCGATTACCCCCTGTCTCATGCGCAACAAAGGCTTTGGATGCTGCAGCAGATGGGGGGAGATGCCAGTGCATATACTATACCCATGCTGTCGGATATTAATGGTGAGGTCGATCCGAATATTGTGAAAAAGGTGTTTGAAGAATTGATAGAACGTCATGAAAGCCTCCGTACATCTTTTGTGGTGGTGAATAACGAAGTGCGCCAGAAGATACTTGATACGAAACAAGTTAATTTTACAGTGTTAGTTAAAGACTTTCGCGGGTTGCCTGATCCGCTAATTGCTGCAAGAGAGCATGTTAGTCAAATAATAAAAGAGCCCTTAGATATACAATCTGGCCAATTAGTAAAAGTCGCCCTATACCAGCTTCATACAGCACATTATTACCTGCTGCTTTACATTCATCATATAGTGACGGATGAATGGTCTATGCAGTTACTGATAAAGGAGTTTTTATCCGGCTATGATAAATATCGTAATGCAACGCAAAATGAGAGGCAGCCGTTACGAATACAGTATAAGGATTATGCTGTTTGGCAGCGGTCGTTACTTAAAGAGAATAAATACAAAAAGAGCCGGGAATACTGGATGGATAAACTTGCAGGTGATATCCCGGTGCTGGACATGCCATCGGATTTTGCTCGTCCGGCTATACAGACATATAATGGGACTACGCTGACATGGAATATCCCGGAAGCGGCTGCGAAAAAACTAGTCACTTTCACACAGGAGTACAATACCTCGCTATTTATAGGCTTACTAGCTGTCGTAAAGCTATTGTTGTTCAGGTATACCGGCATAACAGATTTGTTGGTAGGCATCCCGGTGACGGGAAGAGAACATGCTGATCTGGCTGGGCAGGTAGGGTTATTTATCAATACCCTGGTGGTCCGCACGGATATAGATCCGGGTAAGGGACTATCTGCATTATTGGCGGCGGTAAAAGAAAATGCTCTCCAGGCTTACTCGCATAAGGAATATCCCTTTGATCTGCTGGTCGAAGAACTTCCTATCAAACGCGACCTGAGCCGCTCCCCTTTGTTTAACGTAATGGTAGTACTGGTTGATGCTGATGCAGGGGAACCTCAAGTGGTGTCTGGTGATATAAGGATCAGCGAGGTGCGTGTACCGGATGCAGGGAGCAAATTTGATTTGACGTTCTATTTCAAAAATAGTAAAGAGGGATTAGCACTTATTATTGAGTATAACACGGATATATACAAGCATGCCCGGATAGAAAGGATAGCGCAGCACTTGCATTCGTTAATGGATGTGGCGTTGGATATGCCGGAAATGAGAATAGATAAACTCGATTATTTGTCGGAAAAGGAAAGAACACAACTGTTATACGATTTCAGTAATACAGGTGGCGAAGTGCAGTATGAAGCGCCTTTTTATCAACTCATTGCCGACAATGCAGTCTTATATCCCGATAAAATAGCGCTGATCTGCGGAGGAAGGGAATTAACCTATAGTTTATTGAATCGGTATGCGAGCACGTTAGCTACATATTTGCATACTCAATATGGAATTGGAGAAGGTCGTCTTGTAGGTGTTTTATTAGAACGGAGCGAGTGGCTTGTAATTGCAATGTTGGCGGTCCTGAAAACAGGAGCAGCTTACCTGCCTATAGATGTTAATGCGCCTGCTGCACGCATACAGTACATGTTAGAACAGGGGGGCGTCAATGTGGTGTTGACGGAAGAAGGCCATTTGCCATCACTGGATACATGGAATGGACATAAGTTGATACCTCAGCCCTTATTAGAAAGACTTCCTCTGTCAGCCATGAAAGAGATAGCTGTTGGGCATATGCAAAATCTGGCGTATGTGATCTATACATCCGGCTCCACAGGGTGGCCTAAAGGTGTAATGATCCGTCATGACGCGGTAAGTAATTTGTTGGAAAACCTGCGACAGGCGTTGTCAGTAAACCTGCTAGATACTTGGTTGGCTGTAACTACCGCCGCTTTTGATATGTCAGTAGTAGAAATATGGTTGCCGCTCATCTGTGGCGCCCGGTTGATACTGGCGACAACTGAGGAAGTACAATCACCGGCTTTATTGATTGAGATACTGGAAAGCCGACAGGTTACAATAATGCAGGCAACACCTGGTGTCTGGCACCTGCTTGTAGAGAGTGGTTGGCAAGGATCATCTGAAAGTCGTTTGATCACAGGAGGGGAGGCTTTAAACAGCCATTTGGCGGAGCAGCTGTTGAGCCGTTGTGCAGCATTATGGAATATGTATGGTCCTACGGAAACGACCGTATATGCCACCTGGAAAAAGATATTACAACCAGCAGATGCAGACCTGATTGGTACGCCGTTGACCAATCTGTGGGCCTATATTTTGGATAATGAAAGGCAACCTACTCCGGTCGGTGTACCTGGAACCTTGTTTGTCGGTGGAATAGGACTGTCAAAGGGATACATCAATAATGATACGTTGACGGCTGAAAAATTTATAACTGATCCGTATCGGCCGGGGAAGATAATATACAATACAGGGGACCTATGTGAGTGGTCAGCGGATGGTCATATCCGATATTGGGGACGACGGGATGCACAGGTCAAAATAAGGGGATTTCGAATAGAACCCGGAGAAATCGAGACCGTATTGCTGAAATATGCCGGGGTCTCTCACGTTGCCATACATACATTCGGGAATGGAATTGATAAGTATCTGGTAGCTTATTATACAGCAGATACTCCTCTCGAGGCAATTACCTTGCGGCAGTATTTATGGTCACAGTTACCTGAATATATGATCCCGACGCACCTGATCCAGCTGGACGAGATCCCCCTTACCCTTAATGGAAAGATAGATAGAAACAGATTGCCTGAGCCAATAGGGCAGGTAACGAATTACCAACCGCCTGAGACAGATATGGAACGCTATCTGGTAAATATCTGGGAAGAGATATTGCACATACCTCAAATAGGCGTGCATGACAATTTTTTCCTCCTGGGAGGGCATTCTTTAAAGGCGATCCTTGTGTTGTATCGTATTCAAAAGGACATAGGCGTGAAACTACAACTGAAAGATTTGTTCCTGACCGCTAATCTCAGAGAACTGGCGACACATATAGAACTATTGAACTGGGCAAAAGAAAATCAGCATAAGGCCACGGGTGCCATTAATACGACCCAAATAACTACGATATGA
- a CDS encoding condensation domain-containing protein produces MSIHQLLLKLKKSDIVIRTESGQLKLHAPEGALTEELLAELKANKQELIRFLNSLEGSAYTPIPLVPVKEYYPLSHAQRRLWIQEEQMPGGATYKIVLLFRMIGPLHIPALAKAFNVLLSRHESLRTVFATVAGEPQQRILTLEETGWQISVLNFQNMPDQHAAVNRHVAKVGAAPVDLAVGPLFQADLLQLDDNAHLLLLSMHHIVSDAWSMKVMMSELLTVYNSLVNGEDVFSLPVLRIQYKDYATWQLQEVQNDKFQEQRRYWIQQLGGELPILALPTDKPRPAYKTFRGIQLPFTLETQLSRDFNNYLGARNATLFMGLLALVKTLLYSYTGQQDIIIGTPVAGRGHPDLEDQIGYYLNTLALRTTFAATESFEQLLFNVKKTTLDAFSNQDYPFDLLLEELDIGMDVNRQPLFDVVLILENEQSASASPQMEKIVVAEEHPELHISKGDLRFQFVEQDGNISGSIEYNTDLYDRPRIEQMVSDLHTVLSGLLQDPDQRLRDLLHKDDTVLLRANFTRPFELPPPVPLITVIEEQVSRNPDGLAVEEENSSISYVELSRQSNRLSHLLYSYGLTEVCTGVCLGAGIGVVTVLLGCIKSGSIYMPVDLSQPPKRLQYLLRESRPGLLITTLGELTSLVPLLEELDCRVPYLLGLPESSDNMLNSLSLDVHGLISISSTTARLLRDQEGVYTSSEVALEDYESAFPAVEPSEGKGGYIFYTSGSTGHPKGIRGRLDSLSHYIGWHTGCFGMNRESRISQLAPVTFDASLKDILSALYSGGTLCVPSAGTRQQIPQLLTWLSARKVTVLQTVPTLFRLLTRSLKDSGERLSSLRHIVLAGERLYGRDVENWQSHQGRGAMLSNLYGLTETTILKSCYHITETVWGAGDAIPVGFAMKDAVFGVLDGDELCGIGEIGEVYIRSPYMSGGYLDESLNGSLFVQNPLLSDRIDMVCRTGDIGRYRVDGSLELLGRRDDQVKLHGVRVELDGVKRLLLRQEGIEQVELLLHQDEELNSTLLCYYTGRQYESTQLRHQLEQELPAAHLPGHYIWLEEFPLNVNGKVDRKRLPRPDSLSGGDNYEAPHAGLEQELSGIWQQILGVDRISRTASFFVVGGSSLKAIQLLSRIYKEYEVQLTIADIFKHTTLAAQAALIGASIKVNYEPIPPAAPQAHYPLSFAQRRLWVVAQRESSAQPFNGLDVYRLEGILNPAALSSAFMTLLERHESLRTVFVMSGGEPVQRILEVSDTGFSISYEDISDLPDRETQLSRFMQQLQERPFVLSEGPLLRVSLLRQSSTQHMLLLSIHHIISDEWSMQIMVRELLSLYNAYSDGLSSPLSPLRIHYKDYSEWQRNTIGAGQFDTDRKYWLSRLSGDLPVLALIPDHTRPSVPSYRGDQLQFIIESTISSSFRTYLDSRGATLFMGLLTVVKTLLYRYTGQQDLIIGTPVAGREHPDLEDQIGYYLNTLALRSYPSGEDSFNTYLSQIKSVSLEGFAHQGYPFDHLVEELGVGADLSRNPLFDVAIILQNIDVNHGHSLHMHGISVTAEHPELHISKGDLRFQFVEQDGNISGSIEYNTDLYRKERIEDMIQHFSSVMKAVVEDPEIILRKISYTGLIDDQHIQQQYAGFTTDLNTEY; encoded by the coding sequence ATGAGTATACACCAACTTCTGCTCAAACTGAAGAAATCGGATATTGTTATCCGCACTGAAAGCGGACAGTTGAAACTGCATGCGCCGGAAGGCGCATTGACAGAGGAGCTTTTAGCGGAGCTGAAGGCGAACAAACAGGAACTTATCCGGTTTCTCAATAGCCTGGAAGGGAGTGCTTATACGCCTATCCCGCTGGTACCGGTGAAGGAGTATTATCCCTTGTCTCATGCACAACGAAGGCTGTGGATACAGGAAGAACAAATGCCGGGTGGAGCAACCTACAAGATCGTATTGCTCTTCAGAATGATTGGACCGTTACATATACCGGCACTGGCAAAAGCGTTTAATGTGTTGCTGTCAAGGCATGAAAGCTTGCGTACTGTGTTTGCTACAGTCGCCGGAGAACCGCAGCAACGTATATTGACATTAGAGGAGACCGGATGGCAGATTAGCGTATTGAATTTTCAAAATATGCCAGACCAGCATGCGGCAGTTAACAGGCATGTAGCTAAAGTAGGAGCTGCGCCGGTTGACCTGGCTGTCGGTCCCCTGTTTCAGGCCGACTTACTCCAATTGGATGATAATGCACATTTACTGTTGCTATCTATGCACCACATCGTCTCCGATGCCTGGTCTATGAAGGTTATGATGTCGGAACTATTGACCGTATATAATAGCCTGGTAAATGGAGAAGACGTATTCTCGTTACCGGTATTACGTATACAATACAAGGATTACGCGACCTGGCAATTGCAGGAAGTGCAGAACGACAAGTTCCAAGAACAACGTAGATACTGGATACAACAGTTAGGAGGAGAACTGCCGATCCTAGCATTGCCTACAGATAAACCCCGGCCAGCTTATAAGACATTTAGAGGTATACAGCTTCCCTTTACCCTGGAAACACAATTGTCCCGGGATTTTAATAATTACCTGGGCGCAAGGAATGCTACGCTTTTCATGGGATTGCTGGCCTTGGTAAAAACATTATTATATAGTTATACCGGGCAACAAGATATTATTATAGGTACGCCTGTAGCGGGTAGAGGTCACCCTGATCTGGAAGACCAGATCGGGTACTATCTGAATACCTTGGCGCTGAGAACAACCTTTGCTGCTACAGAAAGCTTTGAGCAACTGTTGTTTAACGTTAAAAAGACAACCTTAGATGCTTTTAGTAACCAGGACTATCCATTTGATTTATTATTGGAGGAGTTGGACATCGGTATGGATGTTAACCGGCAACCTCTATTTGATGTAGTGTTAATACTGGAAAATGAACAATCGGCGAGCGCATCTCCGCAAATGGAAAAAATAGTTGTAGCGGAAGAACATCCGGAGCTACATATCAGTAAGGGAGACCTTCGTTTTCAGTTTGTGGAACAGGATGGTAACATCAGCGGAAGTATAGAATATAATACGGATCTGTATGATCGTCCGCGTATAGAACAAATGGTGAGTGATCTACATACTGTTTTAAGCGGTTTATTACAGGATCCTGATCAACGGCTACGGGATCTTTTACATAAAGATGATACAGTTCTGCTGCGGGCTAATTTCACGCGTCCTTTTGAATTGCCCCCCCCGGTGCCGCTGATCACTGTGATAGAGGAGCAGGTATCCCGTAATCCGGATGGATTGGCGGTAGAAGAGGAGAACAGCAGCATCAGCTATGTTGAATTATCGCGGCAGAGTAACCGTTTGTCGCATCTGTTGTATAGCTATGGCCTCACGGAAGTATGTACTGGTGTTTGCCTGGGAGCAGGTATAGGTGTCGTCACTGTGTTGCTAGGTTGTATCAAGAGTGGTAGTATCTACATGCCTGTAGACCTGAGTCAGCCGCCGAAGCGCTTACAGTACTTGCTTCGGGAGAGTCGCCCAGGTCTGTTGATCACTACTTTAGGTGAACTTACCTCGCTGGTACCATTACTGGAAGAGCTGGATTGCCGGGTGCCTTATTTGTTAGGCTTACCGGAAAGCAGTGATAATATGCTTAACAGTTTATCCCTTGATGTGCATGGGCTGATCAGTATTTCGAGTACTACAGCGAGGTTGCTCCGCGATCAGGAAGGTGTTTATACCTCTTCGGAAGTGGCATTAGAAGATTATGAGAGTGCTTTTCCTGCCGTTGAGCCGTCGGAAGGGAAGGGTGGTTACATTTTTTATACCTCTGGTTCTACCGGTCATCCGAAGGGTATCCGCGGACGGTTGGATAGTCTGAGTCATTATATCGGGTGGCATACGGGTTGTTTTGGGATGAACCGGGAGAGCCGTATCAGCCAGCTGGCGCCGGTGACCTTCGATGCTTCTCTGAAGGATATATTGTCTGCACTATATAGCGGAGGCACTTTATGTGTCCCTTCAGCCGGGACCCGGCAGCAGATCCCGCAGTTGCTAACCTGGTTGTCTGCCCGGAAGGTGACGGTATTACAGACGGTTCCTACTTTATTCCGCTTGCTGACCCGCAGTTTGAAAGACAGCGGAGAGCGGTTGTCCAGCTTACGGCATATTGTATTGGCCGGCGAACGCTTATATGGAAGAGATGTAGAGAACTGGCAATCTCACCAGGGAAGAGGCGCTATGTTATCTAACCTGTATGGTCTGACAGAAACGACGATATTAAAGAGCTGTTATCACATAACGGAAACGGTTTGGGGTGCCGGTGATGCGATACCGGTGGGCTTTGCGATGAAAGATGCTGTCTTTGGAGTATTAGACGGAGACGAGTTGTGTGGAATAGGAGAGATAGGAGAAGTTTATATCCGTAGCCCTTATATGAGTGGCGGTTACCTGGATGAAAGCCTGAATGGTAGTTTGTTTGTACAGAATCCGCTGTTGAGCGATCGTATTGATATGGTATGCCGTACCGGTGACATCGGCCGTTACCGTGTAGACGGAAGTCTTGAACTGCTGGGCAGACGGGATGACCAGGTGAAGTTGCATGGTGTGCGGGTGGAACTGGATGGGGTGAAACGGTTATTGTTGCGGCAGGAAGGTATAGAGCAGGTAGAGTTATTGCTACACCAGGATGAAGAACTGAATAGTACTTTATTATGCTACTACACCGGGCGTCAGTATGAAAGCACGCAATTACGTCATCAGCTGGAGCAGGAGTTGCCGGCAGCGCATTTGCCAGGTCATTATATCTGGCTGGAGGAGTTTCCGTTGAATGTGAATGGCAAGGTAGACCGTAAGCGTCTACCACGTCCTGATTCCTTGTCAGGCGGAGATAACTATGAGGCTCCGCATGCAGGTCTGGAGCAGGAATTATCTGGTATTTGGCAGCAGATCCTGGGCGTTGATCGAATCAGCAGAACGGCATCTTTTTTTGTGGTAGGCGGCTCTTCGCTGAAAGCGATCCAGTTACTATCGCGTATCTACAAGGAATATGAAGTACAGCTGACGATAGCAGATATTTTCAAACACACCACCTTGGCCGCTCAGGCTGCACTGATCGGGGCATCGATAAAGGTGAATTATGAACCTATTCCTCCGGCAGCGCCACAGGCTCACTATCCGCTATCTTTTGCCCAGCGACGACTATGGGTGGTTGCCCAGCGGGAATCATCCGCACAACCCTTCAATGGACTTGACGTATATCGCCTGGAAGGCATATTGAATCCGGCAGCCCTCTCATCGGCATTTATGACCTTGCTGGAAAGACACGAAAGCCTGCGTACTGTGTTTGTGATGTCAGGAGGAGAGCCTGTACAACGTATACTCGAAGTGTCAGACACCGGTTTTTCAATTTCGTATGAAGATATCAGCGACCTACCCGATAGGGAGACACAGTTGAGCCGTTTTATGCAGCAACTACAGGAACGTCCCTTTGTGCTGAGCGAAGGTCCCTTGTTACGGGTGTCATTATTACGGCAGTCTTCCACACAACATATGCTGTTGTTGTCGATTCATCATATCATATCAGATGAATGGTCCATGCAGATCATGGTGCGAGAGTTATTGTCACTGTATAATGCTTATAGTGATGGTCTGTCATCACCATTGTCTCCTCTTCGTATCCATTACAAAGATTATAGCGAATGGCAGCGAAATACAATAGGAGCGGGGCAGTTTGATACAGATCGCAAATATTGGTTGTCCCGTTTAAGTGGAGACCTGCCGGTACTGGCGCTGATACCGGACCATACCCGTCCGTCTGTACCGAGTTATCGTGGTGATCAGCTACAGTTTATTATAGAAAGTACAATAAGTTCCTCATTCAGGACTTACTTGGACAGCCGTGGTGCGACATTGTTTATGGGATTGTTGACGGTTGTCAAAACCTTACTGTACCGGTATACCGGTCAGCAGGACCTGATCATTGGTACTCCTGTTGCAGGACGTGAACATCCGGACCTGGAAGATCAGATTGGTTATTACCTGAATACGCTGGCACTACGCAGTTACCCTTCCGGAGAAGATAGCTTTAATACCTACCTGTCGCAGATCAAATCGGTATCTCTTGAGGGTTTTGCGCATCAGGGCTATCCTTTTGACCACCTGGTAGAGGAGTTGGGCGTTGGCGCAGATCTGAGCCGGAATCCGCTGTTCGATGTAGCGATAATATTACAGAACATCGATGTGAACCATGGTCATTCCCTACATATGCATGGGATCAGTGTAACGGCAGAACATCCGGAGCTACATATCAGTAAGGGAGACCTTCGTTTCCAATTTGTGGAGCAGGATGGTAACATCAGCGGGAGTATAGAATACAATACGGATCTGTACAGGAAGGAGCGAATAGAAGATATGATACAACACTTCAGCAGTGTTATGAAAGCTGTTGTGGAAGATCCGGAGATTATCTTAAGAAAGATATCTTACACAGGTCTTATAGATGATCAACATATACAACAACAATATGCCGGTTTTACTACAGACCTGAACACCGAATACTAG